The following proteins are co-located in the candidate division KSB1 bacterium genome:
- a CDS encoding aminotransferase class I/II-fold pyridoxal phosphate-dependent enzyme → MVALQAILNPQEEVIFPAPYWVSYPDMVRLCGGVPVPVLPEDGTFYPRLQDIEQRVGPYTKAVIINSPNNPTGAMYSEEFVADIVEFCERRNLYLIMDDIYHRLLFDGRKPISCYKYAKDLSENSKLIVINGVSKQYAMTGFRIGWAVANRKLIEAMTNIQGHQTSGPSVLLQVAAVGALNGLQSCVENLRVTLENNRNVMIDRLSSFEGVRVTKPDGTFYCFADFSAYSKDSTKLSNFLIDKVLVLTVPGVEFGLEGYLRLSFCGSIKDITEGIERMKWALDLQSPNELYIGDRKLVRDWA, encoded by the coding sequence ATGGTCGCACTGCAGGCAATTCTGAATCCTCAGGAGGAAGTGATCTTCCCCGCACCGTACTGGGTGAGCTACCCCGACATGGTGCGCTTGTGTGGGGGGGTCCCCGTACCGGTCTTGCCGGAGGACGGGACCTTCTACCCGCGGCTCCAGGACATCGAACAGCGCGTTGGGCCCTATACCAAGGCCGTTATCATCAACAGCCCGAACAACCCCACGGGCGCCATGTACAGCGAAGAGTTTGTCGCCGACATAGTGGAGTTTTGCGAGCGGCGCAATCTCTACCTCATCATGGACGACATCTACCATCGCCTTCTGTTTGATGGACGCAAGCCGATTAGTTGCTACAAGTACGCCAAGGACCTCTCGGAAAACTCAAAGCTGATTGTCATCAATGGTGTCTCTAAGCAATATGCGATGACTGGTTTTCGCATTGGCTGGGCGGTGGCAAATAGGAAGCTCATCGAAGCGATGACCAATATTCAGGGGCACCAGACTTCGGGGCCCTCGGTGCTCTTGCAGGTGGCGGCGGTGGGAGCGCTCAACGGACTGCAGTCGTGCGTGGAAAACCTGCGTGTCACCTTGGAAAACAACCGCAATGTCATGATTGATCGCCTGTCTTCTTTCGAAGGGGTGCGCGTCACCAAGCCGGACGGTACCTTCTATTGTTTCGCCGATTTTAGCGCCTACAGCAAGGACTCGACCAAACTCTCCAATTTCCTCATCGACAAAGTCTTGGTCTTGACGGTGCCAGGGGTGGAGTTTGGCCTGGAAGGGTACTTGCGCCTGAGCTTTTGCGGTTCGATTAAGGACATCACCGAGGGTATCGAGCGGATGAAGTGGGCGTTAGACCTGCAGTCGCCAAATGAGCTCTACATT